The following are encoded in a window of Arvicanthis niloticus isolate mArvNil1 chromosome 1, mArvNil1.pat.X, whole genome shotgun sequence genomic DNA:
- the Fbxl15 gene encoding F-box/LRR-repeat protein 15: protein MEPPMEQSGGEQEPGAVRLLDLPWEDVLLPHVLHWVPLRQLLRLQRVSRAFRALVQLHLARLRRFDAAQVGPQIPRAALVRLLRDAEGLQELALAPCHEWLSDEDLVPVLARNPQLRSVALAGCGQLSRRALGALAEGCPRLQRLSLAHCDWVDGLALRGLADRCPALEELDLTACRQIKDEAIVYLAQRRGAGLRSLSLAVNANVGDTAVQELARNCPQLEHLDLTGCLRVGSDGVRTLAEYCPALRSLRVRHCHHVAEPSLSRLRKRGVDIDVEPPLHQALVLLQDMAGFAPFVNLQV, encoded by the exons ATGGAGCCACCAATGGAGCAGTCCGGAGGGGAGCAAGAACCAGGAGCTGTCAG GCTCCTGGACTTGCCCTGGGAAGACGTGCTGCTCCCGCACGTCCTGCACTGGGTCCCGCTGCGCCAGCTGCTCCGGCTGCAGCGCGTCAGTCGCGCCTTCCGGGCGCTCGTTCAGCTGCACCTGGCGAGGCTGCGCCGCTTCGACGCGGCTCAG GTGGGTCCACAGATTCCACGGGCGGCACTAGTCCGGCTACTGCGGGATGCtgaggggctgcaggagctggcgCTGGCTCCGTGTCACGAATGGCTGTCGGACGAGGACCTGGTGCCAGTGCTGGCACGGAATCCACAGCTACGGAGCGTAGCACTGGCCGGCTGCGGCCAACTGAGTCGCCGAGCGCTCGGGGCGCTGGCTGAGGGCTGCCCGCGTCTGCAGCGCCTTTCGCTCGCTCACTGTGACTGGGTGGACGGGCTGGCACTGCGTGGCCTCGCTGACCGTTGCCCGGCTCTGGAGGAGCTAGACCTCACCGCCTGTCGCCAAATCAAGGACGAGGCCATCGTGTACCTGGCGCAGAGACGGGGCGCGGGACTCCGCAGTCTCTCCTTAGCAGTCAACGCCAATGTGGGGGACACTGCGGTCCAAGAGTTGGCTCGAAACTGCCCGCAACTCGAGCACCTAGACCTCACCGGCTGCCTTCGGGTCGGAAGCGATGGTGTCAG GACACTGGCGGAGTACTGCCCGGCGCTGCGCTCTCTGCGGGTGCGGCACTGCCACCATGTGGCCGAACCCAGCCTGAGCCGCTTGCGGAAGCGTGGTGTGGACATCGACGTGGAGCCACCCCTGCACCAGGCCCTGGTGCTACTCCAGGACATGGCAGGCTTCGCACCCTTTGTCAACCTACAGGTCTGA
- the Nfkb2 gene encoding nuclear factor NF-kappa-B p100 subunit isoform X1, with the protein MDSCYDPGLDGITEYDDFEFSPSIVEPKDPAPETANGPYLVIVEQPKQRGFRFRYGCEGPSHGGLPGASSEKGRKTYPTVKICNYEGPAKIEVDLVTHSDPPRAHAHSLVGKQCSELGVCAVSVGPKDMTAQFNNLGVLHVTKKNMMEIMIQKLQRQRLRSKPQGLTEAERRELEQEAKELKKVMDLSIVRLRFSAFLRASDGSFTLPLKPVISQPIHDSKSPGASNLKISRMDKTAGSVRGGDEVYLLCDKVQKDDIEVRFYEDDENGWQAFGDFSPTDVHKQYAIVFRTPPYHKMKIERPVTVFLQLKRKRGGDVSDSKQFTYYPLVEDKEEVQRKRRKALPTFSQPFGGGSHMGGGSGGSAGGYGGAGGGGSLGFFSSSLAYGPYQSGAAPMGCYPGGGGGAQMAGSRRDTDAGEGAEEHRAPPETPQGEPQALDTLQRAREYNARLFGLAQRSARALLDYGVTADARSLLAGQRHLLMAQDENGDTPLHLAIIHGQTGVIEQIAHVIYHAQYLGVINLTNHLHQTPLHLAVITGQTRVVSFLLQVGADPTLLDRHGDSAIHLALRAGAAAPELLQALLHSGAHAVPQILHMPDFEGLYPVHLAVHARSPECLDLLVDCGAEVEAAERQGGRTPLHLATEMEELGLVTHLVTKLHANVNARTFAGNTPLHLAAGLGSPTLTRLLLKAGADIHAENEEPLCPLPSPPTSGSDSDSEGPERDTQRDFRGHTPLDLTSSTKVKTLLLNAAQNIMEPPLAPPSPAGPGLSLGDAALQNLEQLLDGPEAQGSWAELAERLGLRSLVDTYRKTPSPSGSLLRSYKLAGGDLVGLLEALSDMGLHEGVRLLKGPETRDKLPSTAEVKEDSAYGSQSVEQEAEKLCPPPEPPGGLCHGHPQPQVH; encoded by the exons ATGGACAGTTGCTACGATCCA GGTCTGGATGGCATCACCGAATATGATGATTTTGAATTCAGCCCCTCCATTGTGGAGCCCAAGGACCCAGCCCCAGAGACAG CTAATGGCCCCTATCTGGTGATTGTGGAGCAGCCCAAACAG CGAGGCTTCAGATTTCGATATGGCTGTGAAGGCCCCTCCCATGGAGGCCTGCCAGGTGCCTCCAGTGAGAAGGGACGGAAGACCTATCCTACTGTCAAG ATCTGTAACTACGAGGGACCGGCCAAGATTGAGGTGGACCTGGTGACACACAGTGACCCACCTCGGGCACATGCCCACAGTCTGGTGGGCAAGCAGTGTTCAGAGCTGGGTGTATGTGCTGTGTCTGTAGGACCCAAGGACATGACTGCTCA ATTTAATAATCTGGGTGTCCTGCATGTAACCAAGAAGAACATGATGGAAATTATGATCCAAAAACTTCAGAGGCAGCGGCTCCGCTCCAAGCCTCAGGGGCTTACGG AGGCCGAGCGGCGGGAGCTAGAGCAGGAGGCCAAGGAGCTGAAGAAAGTCATGGATCTGAGTATCGTGAGGCTGCGCTTCTCGGCTTTCCTCCGAGCTAGCGATGGCTCCTTCACCCTGCCCCTGAAGCCTGTGATCTCTCAGCCCATCCATGACAGTA AGTCTCCAGGGGCCTCAAACCTGAAGATTTCCCGAATGGACAAGACAGCAGGTTCCGTGCGTGGTGGAGACGAAGTTTATTTGCTTTGTGATAAAGTGCAAAAAG ATGACATTGAGGTTCGGTTCTATGAGGATGACGAGAATGGATGGCAAGCCTTCGGGGACTTCTCTCCCACAGACGTTCATAAACAG TATGCCATTGTGTTTCGGACTCCGCCCTATCACAAGATGAAGATTGAGAGGCCTGTAACAGTGTTTCTGCAGCTGAAACGCAAGCGTGGGGGCGATGTCTCCGACTCCAAACAGTTCACGTATTACCCTCTGGTAGAAG ACAAGGAGGAAGTACAGAGGAAGCGGAGAAAGGCCTTGCCCACCTTCTCCCAGCCCTTCGGGGGCGGATCCCACATGGGTGGAGGTTCTGGGGGCTCCGCTGGGGGTTATGGAGGCGCTGGAGGAG GTGGCAGCCTTggctttttctcctcctccttggccTATGGCCCCTACCAATCCGGTGCAGCCCCAATGGGCTGCTACCCGGGTGGGGGAGGTGGAGCACAGATGGCTGGCTCTAGGCGGGACACAGATGCTGGTGAGGGGGCAGAGGAACACAGGGCGCCCCCCGAGACTCCCCAGGGCGAACCACAGGCCCTCGACACGCTGCAGCGAG CTCGCGAGTACAACGCGCGCCTCTTCGGTCTGGCGCAGCGCAGCGCCCGAGCGTTGCTGGACTACGGCGTCACGGCGGATGCGCGTTCTCTGCTAGCGGGACAGCGCCACCTGCTGATGGCACAGGACGAGAACGGAGACAC GCCACTGCACCTGGCCATCATCCATGGGCAGACTGGTGTCATTGAGCAGAtagcccatgtcatttatcatgcTCAGTACCTTGGGGTCATCAACCTCACCAACCACCTGCACCAG ACACCTCTGCACCTGGCAGTAATCACTGGGCAGACCAGGGTGGTGAGCTTCCTGCTGCAGGTGGGTGCAGACCCCACACTGCTGGATCGGCATGGAGACTCAGCTATCCACTTGGCTCTCCGGGCAGGTGCTGCAGCGCCAGAGCTGTTGCAGGCACTGTTGCACAGTGGCGCCCACGCTGTGCCCCAAATATTGCACATGCCTGATTTTGAGG GACTATACCCAGTACACCTGGCAGTCCATGCCCGAAGCCCTGAGTGCCTGGATCTGTTAGTTGACTGTGGAGCTGAAGTGGAGGCAGCAGAGAGACAAGGGGGCCGAACCCCACTGCATCTAGCCACAGAGATGGAGGAGCTGGGGTTGGTCACCCATCTGGTCACCAAG CTCCATGCTAATGTGAATGCCCGGACCTTTGCTGGAAACACGCCCCTCCACCTGGCGGCTGGACTTGGATCCCCAACCCTCACTCGCCTCCTTCTAAAGGCTG GTGCTGACATCCATGCAGAGAACGAGGAGCCTCTGTGCCCGCTGCCCTCACCCCCTACCTCTGGGAGCGACTCAGACTCTGAAGGGCCTGAGAGGGACACCCAAAGAGACTTCCGAGGCCATACCCCTCTTGACCTCACTTCCAGTACCAAG GTGAAGACTCTGCTGCTAAATGCTGCTCAGAACATCATGGAGCCACCCCTGGCCCCACCCAGCCCTGCAG GGCCAGGGCTGTCACTGGGGGATGCAGCCCTGCAGAACCTGGAACAACTGCTAGATGGGCCGGAAGCCCAGGGCAGCTGGGCAGAACTGGCAGAGCGGCTGGGGCTAAGAAGCCTGGTGGACACATACAGGAAGACCCCGTCTCCCAGCGGCAGTCTCCTTCGTAGTTACAAG CTGGCTGGTGGGGACTTGGTGGGTCTATTGGAGGCCTTGTCCGACATGGGCCTTCATGAGGGAGTCAGACTGCTGAAAGGTCCTGAGACCCGAGACAAACTGCCCAGCACAG CAGAGGTGAAAGAAGACAGTGCTTATGGGAGCCAGTCGGTGGAGCAGGAGGCGGAGAAGCTGTGTCCACCCCCTGAGCCTCCAGGAGGGCTCTGCCACGGGCACCCCCAGCCTCAGGTGCACTGA
- the Nfkb2 gene encoding nuclear factor NF-kappa-B p100 subunit isoform X2: protein MDSCYDPGLDGITEYDDFEFSPSIVEPKDPAPETANGPYLVIVEQPKQRGFRFRYGCEGPSHGGLPGASSEKGRKTYPTVKICNYEGPAKIEVDLVTHSDPPRAHAHSLVGKQCSELGVCAVSVGPKDMTAQFNNLGVLHVTKKNMMEIMIQKLQRQRLRSKPQGLTEAERRELEQEAKELKKVMDLSIVRLRFSAFLRASDGSFTLPLKPVISQPIHDSKSPGASNLKISRMDKTAGSVRGGDEVYLLCDKVQKDDIEVRFYEDDENGWQAFGDFSPTDVHKQYAIVFRTPPYHKMKIERPVTVFLQLKRKRGGDVSDSKQFTYYPLVEDKEEVQRKRRKALPTFSQPFGGGSHMGGGSGGSAGGYGGAGGGGSLGFFSSSLAYGPYQSGAAPMGCYPGGGGGAQMAGSRRDTDAGEGAEEHRAPPETPQGEPQALDTLQRAREYNARLFGLAQRSARALLDYGVTADARSLLAGQRHLLMAQDENGDTPLHLAIIHGQTGVIEQIAHVIYHAQYLGVINLTNHLHQTPLHLAVITGQTRVVSFLLQVGADPTLLDRHGDSAIHLALRAGAAAPELLQALLHSGAHAVPQILHMPDFEGLYPVHLAVHARSPECLDLLVDCGAEVEAAERQGGRTPLHLATEMEELGLVTHLVTKLHANVNARTFAGNTPLHLAAGLGSPTLTRLLLKAGADIHAENEEPLCPLPSPPTSGSDSDSEGPERDTQRDFRGHTPLDLTSSTKVKTLLLNAAQNIMEPPLAPPSPAGPGLSLGDAALQNLEQLLDGPEAQGSWAELAERLGLRSLVDTYRKTPSPSGSLLRSYKLAGGDLVGLLEALSDMGLHEGVRLLKGPETRDKLPSTEVKEDSAYGSQSVEQEAEKLCPPPEPPGGLCHGHPQPQVH from the exons ATGGACAGTTGCTACGATCCA GGTCTGGATGGCATCACCGAATATGATGATTTTGAATTCAGCCCCTCCATTGTGGAGCCCAAGGACCCAGCCCCAGAGACAG CTAATGGCCCCTATCTGGTGATTGTGGAGCAGCCCAAACAG CGAGGCTTCAGATTTCGATATGGCTGTGAAGGCCCCTCCCATGGAGGCCTGCCAGGTGCCTCCAGTGAGAAGGGACGGAAGACCTATCCTACTGTCAAG ATCTGTAACTACGAGGGACCGGCCAAGATTGAGGTGGACCTGGTGACACACAGTGACCCACCTCGGGCACATGCCCACAGTCTGGTGGGCAAGCAGTGTTCAGAGCTGGGTGTATGTGCTGTGTCTGTAGGACCCAAGGACATGACTGCTCA ATTTAATAATCTGGGTGTCCTGCATGTAACCAAGAAGAACATGATGGAAATTATGATCCAAAAACTTCAGAGGCAGCGGCTCCGCTCCAAGCCTCAGGGGCTTACGG AGGCCGAGCGGCGGGAGCTAGAGCAGGAGGCCAAGGAGCTGAAGAAAGTCATGGATCTGAGTATCGTGAGGCTGCGCTTCTCGGCTTTCCTCCGAGCTAGCGATGGCTCCTTCACCCTGCCCCTGAAGCCTGTGATCTCTCAGCCCATCCATGACAGTA AGTCTCCAGGGGCCTCAAACCTGAAGATTTCCCGAATGGACAAGACAGCAGGTTCCGTGCGTGGTGGAGACGAAGTTTATTTGCTTTGTGATAAAGTGCAAAAAG ATGACATTGAGGTTCGGTTCTATGAGGATGACGAGAATGGATGGCAAGCCTTCGGGGACTTCTCTCCCACAGACGTTCATAAACAG TATGCCATTGTGTTTCGGACTCCGCCCTATCACAAGATGAAGATTGAGAGGCCTGTAACAGTGTTTCTGCAGCTGAAACGCAAGCGTGGGGGCGATGTCTCCGACTCCAAACAGTTCACGTATTACCCTCTGGTAGAAG ACAAGGAGGAAGTACAGAGGAAGCGGAGAAAGGCCTTGCCCACCTTCTCCCAGCCCTTCGGGGGCGGATCCCACATGGGTGGAGGTTCTGGGGGCTCCGCTGGGGGTTATGGAGGCGCTGGAGGAG GTGGCAGCCTTggctttttctcctcctccttggccTATGGCCCCTACCAATCCGGTGCAGCCCCAATGGGCTGCTACCCGGGTGGGGGAGGTGGAGCACAGATGGCTGGCTCTAGGCGGGACACAGATGCTGGTGAGGGGGCAGAGGAACACAGGGCGCCCCCCGAGACTCCCCAGGGCGAACCACAGGCCCTCGACACGCTGCAGCGAG CTCGCGAGTACAACGCGCGCCTCTTCGGTCTGGCGCAGCGCAGCGCCCGAGCGTTGCTGGACTACGGCGTCACGGCGGATGCGCGTTCTCTGCTAGCGGGACAGCGCCACCTGCTGATGGCACAGGACGAGAACGGAGACAC GCCACTGCACCTGGCCATCATCCATGGGCAGACTGGTGTCATTGAGCAGAtagcccatgtcatttatcatgcTCAGTACCTTGGGGTCATCAACCTCACCAACCACCTGCACCAG ACACCTCTGCACCTGGCAGTAATCACTGGGCAGACCAGGGTGGTGAGCTTCCTGCTGCAGGTGGGTGCAGACCCCACACTGCTGGATCGGCATGGAGACTCAGCTATCCACTTGGCTCTCCGGGCAGGTGCTGCAGCGCCAGAGCTGTTGCAGGCACTGTTGCACAGTGGCGCCCACGCTGTGCCCCAAATATTGCACATGCCTGATTTTGAGG GACTATACCCAGTACACCTGGCAGTCCATGCCCGAAGCCCTGAGTGCCTGGATCTGTTAGTTGACTGTGGAGCTGAAGTGGAGGCAGCAGAGAGACAAGGGGGCCGAACCCCACTGCATCTAGCCACAGAGATGGAGGAGCTGGGGTTGGTCACCCATCTGGTCACCAAG CTCCATGCTAATGTGAATGCCCGGACCTTTGCTGGAAACACGCCCCTCCACCTGGCGGCTGGACTTGGATCCCCAACCCTCACTCGCCTCCTTCTAAAGGCTG GTGCTGACATCCATGCAGAGAACGAGGAGCCTCTGTGCCCGCTGCCCTCACCCCCTACCTCTGGGAGCGACTCAGACTCTGAAGGGCCTGAGAGGGACACCCAAAGAGACTTCCGAGGCCATACCCCTCTTGACCTCACTTCCAGTACCAAG GTGAAGACTCTGCTGCTAAATGCTGCTCAGAACATCATGGAGCCACCCCTGGCCCCACCCAGCCCTGCAG GGCCAGGGCTGTCACTGGGGGATGCAGCCCTGCAGAACCTGGAACAACTGCTAGATGGGCCGGAAGCCCAGGGCAGCTGGGCAGAACTGGCAGAGCGGCTGGGGCTAAGAAGCCTGGTGGACACATACAGGAAGACCCCGTCTCCCAGCGGCAGTCTCCTTCGTAGTTACAAG CTGGCTGGTGGGGACTTGGTGGGTCTATTGGAGGCCTTGTCCGACATGGGCCTTCATGAGGGAGTCAGACTGCTGAAAGGTCCTGAGACCCGAGACAAACTGCCCAGCACAG AGGTGAAAGAAGACAGTGCTTATGGGAGCCAGTCGGTGGAGCAGGAGGCGGAGAAGCTGTGTCCACCCCCTGAGCCTCCAGGAGGGCTCTGCCACGGGCACCCCCAGCCTCAGGTGCACTGA
- the LOC117719928 gene encoding large ribosomal subunit protein eL42-like, protein MVNIPKTRRTFCKKCGKHQPHKVTQYKKGKDSLYAQGKRRYDRKQSGYGGQTKPIFCKKAKTTKKIVLRLECVESNCRSKRMLAIKRCKHFELGGDKKRKGQMIQF, encoded by the coding sequence ATGGTAAACATTCCTAAGACACGCCGAACATTCTGCAAGAAATGTGGGAAGCATCAACCCCACAAGGTGACCCAGTACAAGAAGGGCAAGGATTCTTTGTATGCCCAGGGAAAGCGGCGTTATGACAGGAAACAGAGTGGCTATGGTGGGCAGACTAAGCCTATTTTCTGCAAAAAGGCTAAAACTACAAAGAAGATCGTGCTGCGACTGGAGTGCGTGGAGTCCAACTGCAGATCCAAGAGGATGCTGGCGATTAAGAGGTGCAAGCATTTTGAACTGGGAGGCGACAAGAAGAGAAAGGGCCAAATGATCCAGTTCTAA
- the Psd gene encoding PH and SEC7 domain-containing protein 1, with protein sequence MAQGAMRFCSEGDCAISPPRCPRRWLPEGPVPQSPPASMYGSTGSLIRRVVGPGPRGRDLGRVTAPCTPLRAPPSPHIAPSPWGPSSPTGQPPPGAQSSVVIFRFVEKASVRPLNGLPASGGLSRSWDLGGISAPRPTTALGPGCNRKLRLEASTSDPLPAGGGSVLPGSRDPSRGSLVPPQIGADGLYSSLPNGLGGTPEHLAMHFRGHADTGFLNQGDTWSSPREVSSHAQRIARAKWEFFYGSLDPPSSGAKLPEQALPSHGVGSKQGSGVAVGRTAKYSETDLDKVPLRCYRETDIDEVLAEREEADSAIESQPSSEGPPGTAQPPASRPSPCPGPSSSLGSGNEDDEAGGEEDVDDEVFEASEGARPGDHMPHSGLLKSPVPFLPGTSPSADGPDSFSCVFEAILESHRAKGTSYSSLASLEALASPGPTQSPFFTFEIPPQPPAPRPDPPAPAPLAPLELDSGTSSAADGPWTQRREVEESDAGAKLAPRKELPSPSHSEDSLGLGAAPLGSEPPLSQLVSDSDSELDSTERLALGSTDTLSNGQKADLEAAQRLAKRLYRLDGFRKADVARHLGKNNDFSKLVAGEYLKFFVFTGMALDQALRVFLKELALMGETQERERVLAHFSQRYFQCNPEALSSEDGAHTLTCALMLLNTDLHGHNIGKRMTCGDFIGNLEGLNDGGDFPRELLKALYSSIKNEKLQWAIDEEELRRSLSELADPNPKVIKRVSGGSGSSSSPFLDLTPEPGAAVYKHGALVRKVHADPDCRKTPRGKRGWKSFHGILKGMILYLQKEEYQPGKALSEAELKNAISIHHALATRASDYSKRPHVFYLRTADWRVFLFQAPSQEQMQSWITRINVVAAMFSAPPFPAAVSSQKKFSRPLLPSAATRLSQEEQVRTHEAKLKAMANELREHRATHLGKKARGKEADEQRQREAYLEFEKSRYGTYAALLRVKMKAASEELDAIEAALAQAGSTEDGCPPPHSSPSLQPNPTSQPRAQRPGSEARAGAGSTRPKP encoded by the exons ATGGCCCAGGGTGCCATGCGCTTCTGCTCAGAAGGCGACTGTGCCATCTCCCCACCACGATGTCCTCGTCGCTGGCTACCCGAAGGCCCAGTGCCCCAAAGTCCCCCAGCCAGCATGTATGGCAGCACAGGATCCCTAATACGAAGAGTGGTGGGCCCAGGTCCTCGAGGCCGGGATCTGGGACGTGTGACAGCACCTTGTACCCCTCTGCGAGCCCCTCCCTCACCCCATATAGCTCCCTCACCCTGGGGACCCTCTTCACCCACTGGGCAGCCCCCACCAGGGGCACAGAGTTCTGTGGTCATCTTCCGTTTTGTGGAGAAGGCCAGTGTGAGGCCACTGAATGGTCTACCTGCTTCTGGAGGCCTGAGTCGGAGCTGGGACCTGGGCGGGATTTCTGCCCCAAGGCCCACCACAGCCCTTGGACCTGGCTGCAACCGGAAGTTGCGGCTAGAGGCATCCACATCAGACCCACTCCCAGCTGGAGGAGGCTCTGTTCTTCCTGGCAGCAGGGACCCCTCACGTGGGTCATTGGTCCCACCCCAGATTGGGGCAGATGGCCTTTACTCCTCCCTCCCTAATGGGCTGGGGGGGACCCCTGAGCACCTGGCCATGCACTTCAGAGGACATGCAGATACTGGATTCCTAAACCAG GGGGACACCTGGTCCTCCCCCCGGGAAGTCTCCTCTCATGCCCAGAGAATCGCTCGAGCCAAGTGGGAATTCTTCTATGGCTCCCTGGACCCCCCCAGCTCAG GTGCTAAGCTCCCAGAGCAGGCCCTCCCCTCACATGGGGTGGGCTCCAAGCAAGGCTCTGGGGTGGCTGTGGGGCGAACGGCCAAGTACTCCGAGACAGACCTGGACAAGGTGCCCCTGAGGTGCTACCGAGAGACTGACATCGATGAGGTGCTGGCTGAGCGGGAGGAGGCTGACTCTGCCATTGAGAGTCAGCCCAGCTCTGAGGGACCCCCTGGCACTGCCCAACCACCTGCCTCACGACCTAGCCCATGCCCTGGCCCTTCCTCCAGTCTGGGCAGTGGCAATGAAGATGATGAGGCAGGTGGTGAAGAAGATGTGGATGATGAGGTGTTTGAGGCCTCGGAGGGGGCCCG GCCAGGGGACCACATGCCTCACTCTGGGCTTCTCAAGTCACCAGTACCCTTCCTGCCTGGGACCAGCCCCTCAGCAGATGGGCCTGACTCCTTCAGTTGTGTGTTTGAAGCCATCTTGGAGTCCCACCGAGCCAAGGGCACCTCCTATAGTAGCCTTGCCTCCCTGGAGGCCCTGGCCTCACCTGGCCCAACCCAGAGCCCCTTCTTCACCTTTGagattcccccccaacccccagctccCCGGCCTGACCCACCTGCACCTGCCCCACTTGCCCCTCTTGAACTGGATTCTGGTACCAGCTCTGCTGCTGATGGTCCTTGGACCCAGAGAAGGGAGGTGGAAGAGTCAGATGCTGGGGCCAAGCTGGCCCCAAGGAAGGAGCTTCCTAGTCCCTCCCACTCTGAGGATAGCCTTGGGCTGGGGGCAGCTCCCCTGGGCAG TGAACCACCCCTAAGCCAACTGGTGTCCGACTCAGACTCAGAGCTGGATAGCACAGAGCGGCTGGCCCTGGGAAGCACAGACACCTTGTCCAATGGACAGAAAGCAGATCTGGAGGCTGCACAGCGCCTAGCCAAGAGGCTGTACCGACTTGATGGCTTCAGGAAGGCTGATGTGGCCCGGCATCTGGGCAAGAA CAATGACTTCAGCAAATTGGTGGCTGGCGAGTATCTCAAGTTTTTTGTCTTCACGGGCATGGCTCTGGATCAGGCTCTCAG GGTGTTTCTAAAGGAGCTGGCCTTAATGGGTGAGACCCAGGAGCGGGAGCGAGTACTGGCCCACTTCTCCCAGCGATATTTCCAGTGTAATCCTGAAGCCCTGTCCTCAGAGG ACGGCGCTCACACGCTGACCTGTGCCCTCATGCTCCTCAACACAGATCTCCATGGCCAC AACATTGGGAAGCGCATGACCTGTGGGGACTTCATCGGAAACCTGGAGGGCCTCAATGATGGTGGCGATTTCCCCAGGGAGCTGCTCAAG GCCTTGTACAGCTCCATCAAGAATGAAAAATTGCAGTgggccat AGACGAGGAGGAGCTGCGACGATCTCTGTCCGAGTTGGCCGACCCTAACCCCAAGGTCATCAAGAGGGTCAGCGGAGGCAGCGGCAGCAGCTCCAGCCCTTTCCTGGACCTGACTCCTGAGCCTGGGGCAGCTGTCTACAAGCACGGGGCCCTGGTGCGAAAGGTGCACGCAGACCCCGACTGCAGGAAGA CACCTCGTGGCAAGCGGGGCTGGAAGAGCTTCCACGGAATCCTCAAGGGCATGATCCTCTATCTGCAGAAG GAGGAGTACCAGCCTGGGAAGGCTCTTTCTGAGGCGGAGCTGAAGAACGCCATCAGCATCCACCACGCCCTGGCCACCCGCGCCAGTGATTACAGCAAAAGACCACACGTCTTCTATCTGCGCACAGCTGACTGGCGGGTCTTCCTCTTCCAGGCTCC GAGCCAGGAACAAATGCAGTCCTGGATCACTCGCATCAATGTGGTGGCTGCCATGTTTTCTGCACCCCCCTTCCCAGCTGCTGTTAGTTCACAGAAGAAATTCAGCCGCCCTCTGCTGCCCAGCGCTGCCACCCGCCTCTCCCAG GAGGAGCAGGTGAGGACCCACGAAGCCAAGCTGAAGGCCATGGCAAACGAACTTCGAGAGCACCGAGCTACTCACCTGGGAAAGAAGGCCCGAGGCAAGGAGGCTGACGAGCAGCGGCAGAGGGAGGCCTACCTGGAGTTTGAG AAATCCCGCTATGGCACCTATGCAGCGCTGCTTCGAGTCAAGATGAAGGCAGCCAGCGAGGAGCTGGATGCCATAGAGGCAGCACTGGCCCAGGCTGGGAGCACGGAGGATGGATGCCCTCCTCCTCACTCCAGTCCTTCCCTGCAGCCCAACCCCACCAGCCAGCCCCGGGCTCAGCGTCCTGGCTCAGAAGCCCGGGCTGGGGCAGGCAGTACAAGGCCAAAGCCCTGA